A region of the Desulfobacter postgatei 2ac9 genome:
GTCGTGATCGGTGGTCTTCGTAAAAACGAAAACAACATCACCATTAAGATGACAAAAGTGGACACAGACAAGCAGAGCGTTCCTAAGATAAGAATCCGTCAGCTTCTTAAAAATCGCACAACACGAGAAGTGTTAAAATTTGAGCCCCGGAAAAATATTGAAGGCGTCCACACGTTTACCGTTTCAGTCATATAGGTTTCCGGTAATGAAGGTGAGTTCCCATGACAAGTATGAGGAAAATACATAATTACAGGGGGTTCTCCACGGAATCAGACAATTCCATCTTTAAGCTGGAAAACAACTTCGGCGCCCATCACTATACCAGGATAAATCTGGTGATCAGACGCGCCGAAGGCTGCTGGCTCACCGACGATAAGGGAAACAAATACCTGGACTGCCTGGCCGCCTACTCGGCTGCCAACCCGGGGCACCATCATCCCACGATTACCAATGCCCTGATCAACGCGCTGACCGGCAATTATGCATCGGTTATCTCCAACGTGGTTTTCACTGACCCTTTGGGCATATTTCTTTCCGAATGTGCCTCCTTTGCCCCTCAGCTTGGCCCCAGATTCGGTGCGCACGGCAACAAGGTCCTGGCCAAAAACGGTGGTGTGGAATCGGTTGAAACATCAATAAAAGCCATGCGCTACTATGGATTCAAACAAAAAGGAATTGAAGACGGCAAGCAGGAAATCATTGTGTTTGACAGAAATTTCCATGGCCGTACCCTTTCTGTGGTCTCCTTTTCTTCCAACAAAAAATACCGTGAAGGATTCGGTCCTTTAACACCGGGCTTTGTCTCTGTGCCCTTTGGGGATCTGGACGCGGTTGAAAAAGCGGTCACCCCCAACACCTGCGGTATTCTTGTGGAACCCCTTCAGGGTGAAGGCGGTATGATTATCCCGCCCAGGGGTTTTCTCAAAGGATTGAGGGCCCTGGCTGATGAAAAAGACCTGTTCCTGGTCTGTGACGAAATCCAGGTAGGATTGGGTCGTGCCGGCAAACGGTTTTGCTTTGAGCACGAAAGCATTGTGCCCGACGGCTTAATTCTGGGCAAGGCCCTTTCCGGGGGACTGGTGCCCTTGTCCGTCTTCATGACCAACGCCGAAATTATGGATATGATTTTTTCCAAGGGGTCTGACGGTTCCACATTCGGTGGCTACCCCCTGGCCTGTGTGGCCGGTATCGCAGCCCTGAAGGTATTTCAGGAAGAAAAACTGGATGAACAGTCCGCACAAAAGGGTGCCCGTTTAAAGAAACGCATTGAAGATATCGGCAAACGTTCTCCCTATGTCAAAGAGGTGCGGGGGTTGGGTCTTTTCATCGGCATTGAAGTTAAAGACAACAATGCCATGGAGTTCTGCCGCAAACTGATGAAGGAAGGAGTTGTTGTGAATGACAGCCACGGTCACACCATTCGTATTTCTCCGCCCCTGGTCATCAATGACGAGGAGATGGATTTCATGGTGGAACGTCTGGAGCGGGTTTTGGTTCCATAGGTGTTCGGAATACGTTCCGTATCTGGAACGTATTCCCATTAAAGGAATTAAAGGGCAGGCGGATCAAGCGATCCGCCTGCCCTTTTCGTTTACATACAGGATCTACCAGCATCTGGCAGCGTGATTGCGTTGCCGGCCGCCACAATACCCGTCACCCCGGCCGTATGTCTGTCCGCCCATGGGAATGAAATGTTGTACGGCTGTGCCTTGGCTCTCAGCTCACTCTGGGTCTTGCTGATATTTTCGGACAGGGCCCTGGCTCTCTTGGGATCAGGGTTTGTTCCTGCCGTCAATCCACTCAGTTCAGCCCGGTCGGCAGAGATTAAAAATATTGACGTGCGTGTGATTGTGGCCACCAACAAAGATCTGGAAAAAAATGCAGGCCGGGCCCTTTTTATACGTTAATCCATAACCCTTTGATACATTTCATCATTGTAACCAATCATTAGCATCTTATCGATTTCTATGGTTGGTGCTCGAAGATTACCTGACCTGCCTATTGCCGATTTCAATATCTCTTCACGATTTGTTTCATCCGGTGAAAAAGTCAGTACCTTCTTGCCCTTCCCAATATGAACGATGTCATACTGTTTGATTCTCTCCCAAGCTGATTCCAGATCAATTCCTTCCTTCCCGGCATCCGTCACCTGTCCTACCTCAATCTGATTATCGTCAAAAAACTTTTGAGCTTTTTTGCATGATACTCAGCCTTTTCTGAAATATGCCCACCCCACTGTCATGACAATCTCCCTCCAATCTATTCAAAGCGGTGATAATGGTTCCTGATAGAAATTTCGAGGACACCTTATTTATTGGCAGAAATTAAAGCATTTGTTTAAATTTATACCATTGCACGGATCAGTGCAGTGGCTCCGACTTTCCCTCATCACATTACACAAACAGGGAATAGACGGCAACAGACATTTTTCAGCGATCAGGAGTTCGAAGCCTATCTGAACCTTGATGTCGGAATGGTCCTGATCACCGCCCCGGTCTTGCAAAATATCCTGATGATTGGAAATGGAGCAGTGTCGGGGCACACATATGGATAAAAAGGATGAGATTCTTGTCAAAACAAGCCCTGCTGATCAGCGTCAATTATAATTCCCGCCGAACGACAATTAAAATTCCCGAAATTTAAAGAATCAAAAAAATGGTAAAAGCATCCAAATTTTACTGAAGGAGTGATTTGGATGGTAACAAACCAACAAGTGAGGAGGTTGTTCAAGTTGATTCAATCTGAGAAGGATTTCGGGATCGCAGCAATGAAAGCAGGTATGGATGAGAAGACGGCTCGAAAGTACCGTGAAATTGGTAAATTACCAAGCGAGCTTCAACAGGAGCACGACTGGCGTACACGTAAAGATCCGTTTGAAGAGGCATGGGATAGTATCAAAGAAATGTTATCAATAAATCCGGGGTTGGAAGCCAAAACCATTTTTGAGGATATGCAGCGCAAACAGCCCGGCCGATTTGCCGATGGTCAATTAAGGACTCTGCAGCGACGGATCAAGCATTGGCGGGCCACAGAAGGTCCAGGCAAAGAAATATTCTTTGCACAAATACATAAACCAGGCGAACTATGCCAGTCTGACTTCACGCATATGGATAAGCTGGGTGTCACCATAGGCGGCGTTCCCTTTGATCACATGATCTATCATTTTGTTTTAACCTTTTCTAACTGGGAAACCGGGAGCATATGTTTTTCTGAAAGTTTTGAAAGCCTGAGCCATGGCCTGCAAAATGCCTTATGGAACTTGGGCGGTGTTCCCCATCGTCACCGTACAGATTGTTTGGCGACGGCTGTTAACAAGGAGACCCATCCGGAAGAGTTCACCCGCAGGTATCAGGATCTTATGGACCATTACGGTCTGACACCTTGCAAAACGAACCCATCCAGTCCCAATGAAAATGGTGATGTGGAGCAGCGCAATTATCGATTTAAAAAGGCTGTTGACCAGTCCCTTCTGTTAAAAGGCCACCGGAATTTTAAAGACCGGGAGGAATATGAGTGTTTTCTGTCCAAACTGTTTGGCCAACTGAATGCCGGGCGAAAAGACCGCCTATCAAAAGAACTTGAAATTTTGCATCGGCTACCCAAAACCCGAATCGACTCATGTAAAAAATTGGATCTCAAAGTCGGTCCCGGCTGTACCATACGAGTTAATCACAACGTATACTCAGTGAACAGCAGGCTTATAGGAGAAAAAATACAGGTCCGCCTTTACATGGAATACCTGGAAATCTGGTACGGGCAAAAAAAGGTCGATACCTTGCCGCGGTTACGGGGGGAAGGGAAGTACAAAGTCAATTACCGGCATATCATTGACAGTTTGGTCAGAAAACCGGGGGCGTTTGAAAATTATCGATATCGTAATGACATGTTCCCCACCAGCCGTTTTCGGATCGCGTATGATTACTTAAAAGAGCGCTATACCGTTCAAAGCGCTGCGTCAAGATATCTGAAGATTCTATACCTTGCCGCAAAAGACAGTGAAGTGGCTGTAGACAATGCCTTGACGATTTTAATTAATGAAGGCCATGAGATCAGCAAAGATGCGGTCCAGCGGCTTATGAAATCTAATGCCCCTGTTGCCGGGCCGGATGATATCCATATCCCGGCCATTGATTTAAGCAGTTATGACCAACTTCTCAAAATGGTGGAGGCATGATGAGCGACAGAGACCAGATTGTAAACCATCTTAAAAGTCTGCACATGCCGACCATGCGCCGCAGCTATGAAGAAATGGCAGATCAGGCCCGGGCTGAGTCATGGGGGTATGAGCACTATCTTTTGCAGTTGCTGAATCTTGAATGTGAAGGGCGCTGGCAAAACCGGATAGCACGGAACCTGAGGGCATCCAGGCTGCCACCCTCGAAAACCTTTGAGAATTTTGATAAAAAGCGTCTTCCCATAAAGGTCGCTAATCATTTGAATGTACTGATCGACGGCTCTTTTTTAAATCAATCTGAAAACATTTTGGCCTTTGGAAATCCTGGAAGCGGGAAAACCCATCTGTTATGTGCCATTGGTCATGAATTGATTGCACAAGGAAAACAGGTCCTTTTCATCCCATGCAGCCATCTTGTCCAGGATCTGCTGATCGCCAAAAGGGAACTTGAGTTGACAAAAAAGCTCAAAAGTCTTTCCAGATTTGATGCCGTGATTATCGATGATATCGGATATGTCCAGCAAAGCCGGGAAGAGATGGAAGTTCTGTTCACCTTCCTGGCAGATCGGTATGAACAAGGCAGCCTGATGATCACCAGCAATCTTCCCTTTTCTAAATGGGAACAGATTTTTAAGGACCCTATGACAACTGCTGCGGCTATTGACAGGCTTGTTCACCACAGCATTATCTTCGAATTGAATGTTGAAAGCTATCGTATGGAGCAGGCCAAAAAGGAGGCAGAATCATGTTAGTGCATGAAATGAATACTCCGTATACCCGGGAAGAGATCGTAGAAATTGTCAAAATGATACGGCTACATTTATACAATAATGGGCTTCATTGTGGTGCCCGTGTTATCAGGGAGGACATGGAAGATGAGAATGTCCAGCCATTACCTTCTTTAAGCACTATTGGGCGTATCTTGTCACGCCATGGCTTAACACATGGCAGAACCGGATTTTATAACAATCCCGTTTAAAAATAGGCGGATAATAAATAGTCATTTTTTTTTATGCGAAAATCACCTGTATTTTTTGTAAAGCGTAATACATTTATCTATGGTTCTTTCATAGCAGAGCTTTCGGGTGTTTTTTAAAGGAGACTGTATGCGTGGCGGATATAGAGGAAAACCAAAACCCAAATTGCCGACACATCTAAAGCGGGTTCCTGTAAATGCACGAATCCAGCAGTGGATGCTTGATGAACTCAAAAGAAGAGGTGAGGTTGGGATAGTTTTGGAATATATACTGATTGAAGCGGGTTTTAAGTACCAACCAGAAAAATGAAGAAAGGCCCAATGCCTCCGGCGGCCCTACGGAGTATTTGTTTCGCGCTAGGGCGCGAGGATTTTACGCATTAAAGACAAAAACATGGGGGGGGAAGGACAGCATACAGTAAAGTGCATACTGCCCCCCATGTCTTCGTCACCAGTCACGGCGCTCGGGGTGCTTCCCAGCAGTTGCCCTATCCTCCGGGCTGGGGTGGGGGATATTATCAATGTTACAAAAAATAGCAAGGGAATAATGGAAAACAAATACAAAATAAACAGGTTATAAAGAATGGGGAACGGGAATTTTAATTGTCGTTGAGGGAAAAAAATAATTGTCGTTGATCACCCTGCTTGAGATTGTCAATATCCCCTGGAGAGAGTTTTTATTTTCTGATATTCATAAATCTGAAATTGAATTATTCAGAAAACATGAACGGACCGACTGACCGTTCAAACGACTTTTGTAAAATATTTGGAAGCTATTTTAGACAGGCGGCTGAGGCGCAAAAAAAACTGGTCGAAAGAACAATGAGTAAGGTGTCCGTATGCCGTAACAACTGTAGTTCTAACAGGTTAAAGTCCTGAAGGAGGAATTATCCGTACGCCTTCTTAGCACCGGGAAGCAGCGTCTGGGTAACCAGGGGTTGTAAGTTTCTTATGGGCAAAGATGCAGGCCGTAACGAAAGTGAACCTATATGTAGCCTCGTCAACTAATTGAAGATGCCGACCTTTTGGACATCAAGGGAAGGCCGTAGTGCCTGGGAGTAGAAAACGCAAATCCTTTCAGGTGATCTTCCGGGGTAGCAGGGATGGCATGTGTCGGAAGAATTGCAGTGCAGTGCGGGAGACCCAATGCGGTTACGGTGAAGGGCCGTTAACTGATGGATATAAGGATATCCGAAATTCCATGGCTGTATTGGGAGTCGGAGGGGTTCATAGTACCGATTGAGGCTGAGGGACAACATAACCCCGGCCATGGAAAACCAGGTCATGCGGTAACCGTATTTATAATGGCCCGCACCCCGGAGTACGACGATATAAATGCCGGGCGTTTTAGGGCCGGGCTAAATATGAATAATTTTAACCTCTTCTCTTTTTTCTCATTTTTTTTTCTTTGGCTTTTCCAGATAATCGACGCCTTCCTCGTAAAGGTCCTTGAGCTTGGCCTCAATTGCTGTACACAATGTCTTGAGTACTTTGATACGGGCAAAATATTTATCATTGGCCTCTATCAGGGTCCATGGGGCATAATCTGTGCTGGTCCTGTCCACCATATCCGTAACCGCCAGTTCGTACTGTTCCCATTTTTTTCGATTACGCCAGTCTTCTTCCGTGATTTTGAACCGCTTGAAGCCGGTTTGCTCTCTGGTATGAAATCTTTCCAGCTGCTCTTCTTGAGTGATAGCCAACCAGAACTTGACCACCACCATGCGATGGCGGGTGATCTGTAACTCAAACTCGTTGATTTCATTGTAGGCCCGCATCCAGTCAGCCTCCGAACAGAATTGCTCCACCCGTTCCACCAGTACTCGGCCATACCAGGAGCGGTCAAATATAGTTACGCGGCCTTTACGGGGCAGATGCCGCCAGAATCTCCAGAGATAGGGCTGCTCTCTTTCTTCCTCTGTCGGTGCGGCAATGGGGATAACCTGATACCCGCGTGCATCAAGCGCCCCTGTGATACGACGTATGGCCCCTCCCTTTCCTGCGGCGTCATTTCCCTCGAACACGGCTATGACCGAGGTGTATTTAAACTTTGGATCCCTGATCAGCAGGTTCAGTTTTCTCTGGTATTTTATCAACTTTTCCCGGTACTCCTCCTTCGTTAGGGATTGCGTCATATCTAATGTTTTCAGCACGTTGACATTATCAATGGACGGCATAAGAGGAGGCGAGAGGATTTCCGGAGAAGGCTGAGCATCCCTGTCCAATCGTTCCCGAATCGCGGTAAGGATAAGCTTGCCGACGGTTAAGTTGCGGTAGCGGGCATCCGATCCTTCAATGATAAGCCAGGGCGCTTCAG
Encoded here:
- the istB gene encoding IS21-like element helper ATPase IstB, whose product is MMSDRDQIVNHLKSLHMPTMRRSYEEMADQARAESWGYEHYLLQLLNLECEGRWQNRIARNLRASRLPPSKTFENFDKKRLPIKVANHLNVLIDGSFLNQSENILAFGNPGSGKTHLLCAIGHELIAQGKQVLFIPCSHLVQDLLIAKRELELTKKLKSLSRFDAVIIDDIGYVQQSREEMEVLFTFLADRYEQGSLMITSNLPFSKWEQIFKDPMTTAAAIDRLVHHSIIFELNVESYRMEQAKKEAESC
- a CDS encoding aspartate aminotransferase family protein, producing MTSMRKIHNYRGFSTESDNSIFKLENNFGAHHYTRINLVIRRAEGCWLTDDKGNKYLDCLAAYSAANPGHHHPTITNALINALTGNYASVISNVVFTDPLGIFLSECASFAPQLGPRFGAHGNKVLAKNGGVESVETSIKAMRYYGFKQKGIEDGKQEIIVFDRNFHGRTLSVVSFSSNKKYREGFGPLTPGFVSVPFGDLDAVEKAVTPNTCGILVEPLQGEGGMIIPPRGFLKGLRALADEKDLFLVCDEIQVGLGRAGKRFCFEHESIVPDGLILGKALSGGLVPLSVFMTNAEIMDMIFSKGSDGSTFGGYPLACVAGIAALKVFQEEKLDEQSAQKGARLKKRIEDIGKRSPYVKEVRGLGLFIGIEVKDNNAMEFCRKLMKEGVVVNDSHGHTIRISPPLVINDEEMDFMVERLERVLVP
- the pap gene encoding polyphosphate:AMP phosphotransferase, producing MFESAELGHKIPKSEYKKEEPALREELLNVQLELNESSSFPVIILVGGLDGAGRGATVNLLNEWMDPRFIQTHGMGDPTDEELDRPMMWRFWRALPPKGKIGVFLGSWYTWPILNRAYGRTNDADLEQSMGRAIKLEKMLVNEGALVIKFWFHLSREEQKKRLQSLEKDPLTRWKVTKRDWKHFKNYDKFREVHEKVIRQTSTAEAPWLIIEGSDARYRNLTVGKLILTAIRERLDRDAQPSPEILSPPLMPSIDNVNVLKTLDMTQSLTKEEYREKLIKYQRKLNLLIRDPKFKYTSVIAVFEGNDAAGKGGAIRRITGALDARGYQVIPIAAPTEEEREQPYLWRFWRHLPRKGRVTIFDRSWYGRVLVERVEQFCSEADWMRAYNEINEFELQITRHRMVVVKFWLAITQEEQLERFHTREQTGFKRFKITEEDWRNRKKWEQYELAVTDMVDRTSTDYAPWTLIEANDKYFARIKVLKTLCTAIEAKLKDLYEEGVDYLEKPKKKK
- the istA gene encoding IS21 family transposase, which codes for MQSEKDFGIAAMKAGMDEKTARKYREIGKLPSELQQEHDWRTRKDPFEEAWDSIKEMLSINPGLEAKTIFEDMQRKQPGRFADGQLRTLQRRIKHWRATEGPGKEIFFAQIHKPGELCQSDFTHMDKLGVTIGGVPFDHMIYHFVLTFSNWETGSICFSESFESLSHGLQNALWNLGGVPHRHRTDCLATAVNKETHPEEFTRRYQDLMDHYGLTPCKTNPSSPNENGDVEQRNYRFKKAVDQSLLLKGHRNFKDREEYECFLSKLFGQLNAGRKDRLSKELEILHRLPKTRIDSCKKLDLKVGPGCTIRVNHNVYSVNSRLIGEKIQVRLYMEYLEIWYGQKKVDTLPRLRGEGKYKVNYRHIIDSLVRKPGAFENYRYRNDMFPTSRFRIAYDYLKERYTVQSAASRYLKILYLAAKDSEVAVDNALTILINEGHEISKDAVQRLMKSNAPVAGPDDIHIPAIDLSSYDQLLKMVEA